The DNA window taTAAACTAGACCAGGGATGTCGAACATCAGGGATGACTTGATAACTATCGATAGGGTATTTTATAtgaaattcataatttttacataaaacacaaagttaattaataaatcaaataaacttgtgaatatttcataaaatatttcttaattaaGGCTTAAAATCTTAATAAAACCATTGCAAGTATCGTAGGATTAACTATCGGATGATAATGTACAACAATCGATAGCTATAggatttacatttttaaattatttttcttttaaaatattgtataaaataaaataataaatagcgtataattataactaataGAAAACTATTTAGTTGACCTTTATAACCTacacaaaaaaagtaaacaaaaataaagtattttttacattttaaaataatatcagGTTTAGatggaatattttaaatatttgtgaaaTTGTTCGGTTTTGTTAAACAAAACAgactaatatttttaattgagaTTCAAAATTGATCAATTCCgtgttttttggttattttaacttttaaaaattatatgttTCCGTGAAGATGAGCTCCAAACCCCGAATCAGTATTTTCCGTTAATACTATAGGATtcgaatttttaaaatatttttctattaaaatattgcataaaataaaatagtaagAACCATTATTGTGtaagaaacaaaattcaatttaGATAAACTTTGgctattttaagttttaaatattatgtttCAGTTAAGATGAGCCCCAAGCCGCGTATCAGTATTTTCCGTTACATGGTCACTCCACCACAACCCCCAATTGGCCCCACACTCCGCCCCCCACTTAGTGTACATAACAAACGGACTTAATTGGCAATTGGCTAGCGAGTTAAATGTGCGCGGCAGGCAGTCCCATCGTCAGTGCACTCCTCAGGCAGAATGTGCTCCTGCGAGGCGTTAGCGCCATCCGAGGATCCACATCGGTGGTCAGGGCCAGGTCCAAATCAAAATCCCACTGGCAGTCCCGCTCTTTTTCATCGGACGCTGGAGCGGCCGTTACAGGGGCTTCCGCTTCCGCTCCAGATGCTTCCCATCCCGCTCAGATCTCGCACCCGAAAACAGTGAGTGATTTCCAAGAGCTCTACCAAGCCACCAAAAAGAAGTTCCAATGTAAGCCTCAACCAGTCGCAGGCATATGCATATGCGTAGTACGTGTGCACATTCTATTAATATCCGAACGTCAACTAGTCGTCCCATTTCACGCCCACATTCTCCCGTCCTCTGACATTTTCAGCCAAGAAACTGCCCGTCGATGTTCATCCGGACGCGGTGTTCGCCTGCAACGAACTGGACCTGAGCGAGGTGCAGGTGTATGGCTTCGATTATGACTACACGCTGGCCTGCTACAAGCCCGAGCTGGAGGGTCTGCTGTACAGCCTGGCACGCGAGATGCTGGTGAAGCGGTTCCGCTACCCGGAGGAAATCCTGGAACTGGACTACGAGCCGAACTTTGCTGTCCGTGGCCTGCACTACGATGTGGAGAAGGGACTGCTCGTCAAGCTGGACAGCTtcctgcagctgcagctgggCTCGGTATATCGCGGACGTACCAAAGTGGAGGCGGACGAGGTGCTGAAGCTCTACCACAACCGATTGCTGCCCATTGCCTATGTCGAGGGCCCCAATAACAGCTACCGAGTTCGTATCTTATCTCGCCCCGAATATCAATCACTGATTTATGATCTGCTTCCATTCCACTGTATCGTTTATAGCACAACACCAACTCGAAAATGGTTCAGCTGGCCGACCTGTTTTCCGTACCTGAAATGTGCCTCTTGTGCAATGTAATCGAATATTTCGAGCGTAATCGCATCGACTACAATCCAGAGATTGTTTTCCATGACACCAGGACAGCCATGGGCTCCTGCCATCCCATAATGCACGGCAAGGTGATGTTGAACACCGAAAAGTATATCGAACGCAATCCAAAGCTGGTCAAGTATTTCGAAAAGCTTCAGCAAGCTGGCAAGAATCTCTTTCTGGTCACAAATAGTCCTTACTCCTTTGTGTAAGTGTCCTTTCTAATGACACTCTTAAGGATACAATCTAatgttaattttgttttttgatttttgtagAAACTGTGGCATGTCCTGGCTGGTGGGTCCCCATTGGAGGGAGTTCTTTGATGTGGTCATTGTTCAGGCCCGCAAGCCCAAGTTCTTCACAGACGAATCTCGACCCATACGTCTCTTTGATGAACGTACTCAGTCCCATTTGTGGGATAGAGTCTTTAAGCTAGAAAAGGGAAAAATATACTACGAGGTCAGGAGAGGAAATGCTTtctttttgttgctttttttttttattgatttttgaaTATCCTTCAGGGTTCTGTGCGACAGCTGCAGGAGCTTAAAGGATGGCGCGGTCATTCCGTGCTCTACTTTGGTGATCATCCCTACAGCGATTTGGCGGATGTCACCCTGAAGCACAGTTGGCGTACAGGAGCCATTATAAGCGAACTGGCGGTAAGAGACTCTTTGAAATATCTAAGGATTCCCTCCTAAATCATATTGTATAAATTTTTAGCACGAAATCCAAACCCTGAACCGTGTGGACTTCAAAATGAGCGCCAATTGGCTGCAGATGCTGACCCAACTCATCGAGGAGACCCAGGACGATGAGAGCGATGCGGCCCAAGCTTGCCTCCGAGATTGGATGGACGAGCGGGATCAGTTGCGGTATGAAACGTTCAAATATGTTGCATTCCTTTATTAATAGGCATTTTCTATTAATCTTCTTGCAgtaacaaaaccaaaaacgtgTTCAATGAGCAATTTGGCAGCGTTTTTCGCACCTATCACAATCCCACGTACTTCTCGAGACGACTATTTCGCTTTGCCGACATCTATACCAGCGACATTACGAACCTGCTCAAGTTCTCCACCACCCACACATTTTATCCCCGACGGGGCGTGATGCCCCACGAATACGCCTCCCACTTTATTTAAATGGACGCCCATTTAGGAAGAAGCTCAGATTAGTTTTAAGTAAAAAAGTGCCAGTGTTGATTGCTTGTAGCTCGAAACTAGTGAATTTATAGCCTGTATATCGTTATTTACATTGTTGCTCAATAAAATCGTTGTAATAGTTCAAGAAAGTCACTTTTCTAGTCTTTGGAACTCGTATTTTTCGAAATGGCAGgttatttattatgaataatttgataattttttataattatcaACTGTTTGTGGTCTTCTAATCATATTTATGCAATCTCTTTTAAAGTGCTGTgcaaataattaacaaattaaacaaatccGAAGCTGAAATTgagttttatttgaatttatattgaaatttatcaaaaaaattgaattctataggaagaaaacttaaaaatttatCACAAATGTAACAcgatttctaaaaaaaagttaaaagtaattttttctGATCAAAAATATCTATATAATTCATTTTTTCAACGATTAATAAATggcgccaaaaaaaataccacatatgtaaaaacttaaaaagttTAGTTCACAGACTTCCTATAGCCTAACGCTTATAAAATCTCttacttaattaaaaaataacgttcattttaatataaattaacaaacataaaataaaaaaaatactaaaaaacacaaactatCGACACTATCGATATGAATAAGGTGGCAACTCTATTCGAAAAGTAAGACCAGCTATCGTTTAGATTGAGCGATATTTAATCGCAGCCctggttctgttttttgtgcCATTAACTCGCAAACCGAGCTGGTCTCTTTCTTTTTAACCTCACGACTTTGCAAGGTATGTACGCTCCACGTGGATCTcctccaatttattaaaaaatacaattaaatagTCAAAAATAAGGCGGAAACCTTATTGCCATTGTCAGCAGTCATTGATTTGTGCGTTTTGTGAAAATTTCCACTCGCGGAAACCAAAAATATAGTTATCGCAATTTTAGTTGTCAAATCAATGTACGCATGAAAATGGCGACGCAAGTGGAACTTTTGGATTGGCAAACTTATTAATTTGCATTATGTTTGACCTTACAGAGACAATGGCGGTGCGTTACGAGCTGTGCATCGGCCTCAACAAGGGCCACAAGACCACCAAGGTCAAGAACGTTAAATACACCGGTGACAAGAAAGTCAAGGGTTTGAGGGGTTCCCGCTTGAAGAACGTACGtaaactattgtttttttttttattaaatagctTACTCACACAACTATGTTTCCCTGTTTCTACAGATCCAGACCCGCCACACCAAGTTCATGCGCGATCTTGTGCGTGAGGTGGTGGGCCATGCTCCCTACGAGAAGCGCACCATGGAGTTGTTGAAGGTGTCCAAGGATAAGCGCGCTCTCAAGTTCCTGAAGCGCCGCTTGGGCACACACATCCGTGCCAAGAGGAAGCGTGAGGAGCTGTCCAACATCCTCACCCAGCTGAGGAAGGCCCAGACCCACGCCAAGTAAACGGATTCGCAGTTCGCAAGATGATGCACGATGACAAACATCGATTGTGTCGCGCGTCCAATGTTCCGGCATTGCGTGCCGcctatttttttctgtttttgtgcATAATTAATATCCAAACTTACTTGGGAATGAGTCAAAGCATCCCagaattaaacaaaaaaaacatttaaaaaaccCTTAAAGAAcatgtgtttatttttttcaagtgtagaGCAACGGTTGAAATGTTGCCAGTGCTGTAAATGGCATAAATATTGTTTCAGAAAGTccagaaatatgtgaaaattcTGAAGTTAAGAAAGGAAGTCCGTGGATTCATTTCTAGACCAAGCTGGTAGCTTCCATGCcatgtttttttaaagaaaacattCCTGGTTTCTagctaaatttatttattaacttttggcttaaaacaataaagttGCTACTGGAAACTGTCAAGACGCTTAAGAATAATGTCAAATGGATATGAAATGAAGAGGATCCGACGAATCTCCAACActaaatgccaaaaataatCTCAAGTACATTCACTAACACACAGTGGCAGACACAATCTCGTTATGGGTGCGGGGATATGCTCGTAAAACAGTGGACGTGGATGCGCTTAAGGATATACACTTTAAAACACCGTAAAATGATGCCTTCCCTAAGACTAAGAAGTTAACCTATGCTAATGCTGATAAAGCCAGTTAGTCGGCTCAGGATTGTATGGGGCACGAGATCAGATTTCTTTTggactgctgctgttgcttttcCGCTCTCTCTCTCCATTTCTCACAGATCCTCCGATAGGCTGGGCAGCGAGATCACCACTTCGCCCACTAGCTGCGCCTCATTGGGATCATTGGATACGAAGATTCTTTCGTATTCGCCGTTCGTGGGGTCCACGATCTCGAAACAGGTACCAATGACGGGCTTGGTATCCTCTAGCTGCGGCGACAGGATCTGTTGTGTGACCTCCAGACTCTCGATGCGAGTGGTCTCCAGGCGGTAGAAACCGTTCTCGTCCACCCGGTAGGTGAAGCGCTTGTGGCCTGACGGTAACCGGAAGCCGTGCTTCTTGATGAGGTGAGCGCTGAGGGATTTGCCGCTCTTGAAGAAACGCtcgcagcaatggcaggcatACAGGATGGGATTGTTGCCGTGCACCTCCAGAAAGTGCTGGAgaagattcttgtaaaaatAAAGACGTAGCTTGGTGTTTTCTTTAAACTTACCCGCCGCATTTGGGTGTAGGTGCGCACAGAGTACTCGCAGTCCGGGTGCTCGCACTGATGCACCGTCTTGGAGTGGACGATCTGGACGTGCTTGGCCAGATCCGACTCCCTGACACAGCGGGTATCGCACTCGCTGCACTTCAGGGGCTTGTCCTTCAGGTGGCGGTAGCGTATGTGGGTGGTCAGCGAGCCGGCGGAGCTGCAGGTCATGTCGCACATGGTGCACTTGTAGCAGTTGACATGGCGGACCACATGGCTCTTCAGCAGCTTCTTGGTGGCGAAGAACTTGAAGCACTGGGCGCACTGAAAGCTGTTGGCTGCGGAAGAGAAAGTACAGAAGTGTTAGTCTCTATGGATAAACCACGTATGCCCCACTCACTGTTGTTTTCCGGCTGGCGGCGCAGGTGGTCGAACAGGGTGGTCTTAGTGCGGAACAGTTCGCCACAGTGGAAGCAGGCCACCTGTTTCTTGTTCGAGTGGGTGCTGATGTGTTCGATGAGGCGGTACTTGTTGCCCATCTGCTTGAGGCACATGGTCCAGTTGCACTGTGTCTTGGGTCGTTCGTCCTCAGGCGTCTTCTGAATGTCATACTCGAACAAAGCATGCTTTACGATGTGATCCTGGAACTCTACAATGGACACAAACTCCCGTTCGCAGTCCGTCCAGCCGCACAGAAAATTCTGACCAAGATGGGGCAGTTTCTCGGCTTGGCGCGGGGGCGCCGTACAGGCGGGTATCTCCGGATGAAGGTCGCACTCTAGTTTGCCCTGGAGCAGCAGATGCATGTAGTAGCCATGATAGTACATGTGCCGTTCAAATTCTTCGAGACACAACGTCTGGTAATCGCACGTGTTCCAGATGCAACAGTGAATCGGCTCCACCTCCGGGTCCTCCTGGCCCACCTGGCGGGCATACTCCTCCAGGTGCTGGCCAATGTGTGTGTTCAGATTCCATTCCCCGCTGCAAATCTCCTGGCAACCATTCCATCCGCACATCAGCTGCATTTCGGCGGGCTTCTTTCGTTTGCTGGCATATGTGGGCGGTGTTGGGGGCTGGGGATTCATCATGGAGGTGTCCTTCAGTTAGCCCAATGTTCGTTTAATGGAAATCTGAAATCTTGGGCCAGATTTTGGGCGGTTTCTCTAGAAAATACACGGATTTGGTGGGAGCCTAAATTAGCGATGGCACAAGAACCGTCGAAGGTTTCCACATCGCGGGGTGGGTGCTGCGATATCTATCGATACCAGCATCTATTCCAAATATTATTCCAGGATCATAGGATTTATTACAGATTTTCTGGGGtttatttgttataaaaataGTCTTTAAATACtggaaaaacatttaaaagatttacaaaaaacaGGACTTGactttcattaatttttatcaTCTTTTCACGAAAATAAAACGAATATTATTAAAACGAAAATCATATGAAtataagtttaataaataaaaattttcttttttttaaaaatattttttaataactgATTATATTCACAAACTTGTTTCTTTTTAAGATTAAATAACCGCTTCATTTTAGTTTAGATTTTAGTTTTCAGACTTGAACTGGTTAGTTTTATTTACAGAATAATGTCTTcaataataatttccaaaataaaCTATGTATTCATTTATAAatgataaattaaaataatataatttttctgCGAActgattttttaaatgtttcaaaatatagaaaagtataaaatttttctagtttataataaactaaaaatcTTGATAGAGTCCTTAAGAAATgtagaataaataaaagtagaaTTAGAATCGTTTCGAAGAGGATATTTATCCATTCTTATTTAAGATATAGTGTTTGATATTAAGCCTATGGATACTTTATGGAGGAGAGACACAGTTTCGGTATTCCTTTCGCTAATTCATATTTTACAAATACCGTTTCGTACCGCGGAAGCACAGCTGCCTGGCAAAGCTGGTAGATCCGATCCCGCCCTGCTattcaataaatatatttatgctTTATCCTTATAGTCCCGGCATCACGTAGGCAATGTTATCCAGTGTGGTGGCAAGATTCCTGCTTAGCTGGGCCTTGTTCTCCAGCCCAGGTATCTGGGTGGTCATACAGAGAAGTGGCCCCATCGAGCAGAGCAGGCTGTCCAAGAGCACGGACAAGCTGCCGGAGAGTGCCACATGACCGTTGTGCTTCTTCAGACGCTCCCCGATCACCGTTAGACTTTCCCCGAGGAGCTTCAGGTGTGCTGCCGCATCGATCACCTCGATGCTGGTTGGTGACGCCGCCGCCGCTGATGTCTCCAGCTGATGGGAGCTCTGGCTGAGCGTCTCAGTCTCGCTAACTGCTTGAGTTGTCCTGCCACTACGTGTGTTGATGCGCCTTGTGGCCTGTGAGGTACTCGATTCTAGAGCGGCGGCCGAAGCAGCCGATTGCTGCCGATCGGCGGCCAGTTTCTTGGTGCGGCTTGTCGTCGCTCTGTTCTGGAAGCTCGACTCCTGTTGGACTCCTGAGCCAGTCGGGTTAGGACTGCCGTTGCTTGCCATCTGGGTGGGGATAGTTGGGCTAGATGGATCCCGCGACTTGGCCCTTGTAGCCTGCATTTTGGCCTTGCGCTTCCAGGCGTTCTTCTCCCGGTTGGAGACGTTTGCCCACATCTCACCGAGCTTTCTGGCCACATTGGAGAAGTCTACCAGAGATTTGGATGGTATGTTATatgattttattgaaatttgtCAAGCTTCAAGCTTACCCAAGTCCTGCAGATCCTTTTTTCGCACCTCCCTGGCCCACAAGCTGTAGGCGGTGTAGCGCTGCTTGACCTTCTCCTTATCTTTCCCGCCAGGCGACCTTGCGTCCTTCACAGGACGTCGTCTGTTGGCGCTTGCCACCTTTTCGCGCATGTAGAGACTTTGGCGCACCGGGGACTCCTGGTTAGTGGCCTCCGCCTCCACACCGTCGACCAGGTCCTGCACCAGGTTGTCCATCTCGTCATCGGAGTTTAGAATAGCTGCGGTCGTTAGGAGAGGAGCCTCCGACTCTGAGACATTGGGTTCTTCGAAAATTCCCATCTCCTGATCGCTGGGTTCGAGGTCTCTCATGGCATTTGATGGCCGACCACGACCCGGATATCTGGACGGTTGCCGACCGGTGCTCTGGCGCCGTGTCCGCTTCTCGATCTCCTCGGGCGACTCGAAGTCCAGCAGTTTGGAGGACTTTTTGCGTACGCGACCGCTGCGCGAAACGCCCGTCACCTGAAAGTCTAATAAGAATTCGTTTCGGTTACCCTGGGATCCTGCATTGAGCTGTTTTTGGAACTCACCCTTGGCCACCTGGTTTGAGGTGGGGGACTCCATGTTGGGATCGCGCTGTGGAAGCTGGGGATTCGACGGTGGTTTCGATAGATTCTAGATTCGGAGCTATTACAACAACGACGCAAATGGGGACGCAGCAAACAGCTGTTTGGTGTGGCCAGGTGCTGCAAATTTCGCAACTTTCCCGTCACTTCTTAAGACAGTTATAagctttgcttttttttaatgtaaatttaaatattttgcaagtAAAAATGATTTGGATAATATAGTAATTTtaccttaaaatattttagtttttattttaaagaaaaagagcTTCCAAAGTCCTAGCCTTCGATACAAATAATTTTCTTGAAGTAAttaatcatttaaaaattcaagAGGTTTTGCTtactaattaaataaatattttatttttgacagATCAATAGTAATTTgtcattaaattaaaaattttcaacacTATCGCATATTATATTCCAACATTCCATTCTCCGAAAGGTGCTGGTCACACTGCCATTACTGTTTGTTTTGccgtgttgttgtttttattgtagGCGGCCTTTGGTTTATTGATTTCAACCCGCCAGATTGCCGAACGCTGAATGCCGACTGGCACGCGATATGAGTCGCCGGCCCCCAACCCAAGGACAACCACCCAGCCATTTATCAAGTTGAGTCGTCGCGCCGCATTTGGCGACCCGCTCCTAACGCCTTCCCCAGGCTGGCGACCAAAACACCGCCTGGAATTCAAATCCAAACGGCCCGCACAAACATTCGCTGGGCGTCTGTCAACCACAGTGCTTGTTTATCTGCAAAATTATCGCGAAATAATGTCCGTGGGTCGAGGCGTGGGAAATTCGGCCAACTGTGACCATGACGAGCTGGGAGAAGCCGCTGGAATCTCCGCCAGCGAAACGGACAACGCCACCGCCCTGGAGCTGCAGTCCAACAAACGCATCCTGTACTTCAGTGACGGTGTAATGGAGGAGATGTCCTCCGAGAGCGAGGACGAGCGGGAGCGGAACGGCGATGAGCCGGACAAGTGCTATGCCGTCCAGTTGGACGAGGTGCGTCATCTGAATTCCACACCAAACAGTAGACCAGACCCCCCCTAATGAGTCATTGTTTCCTTCCGGTTTCAGCGCGATATGGCACTGGGACCACGCCTACGTTACAAGGCCAGCCGGATGGGTAACCGATTTCTGGCCGGCATCGACTATGTGGGCGGCGGCCTTGCCTCCCTGTTGGGCATCACGAACAACCATAAATACGCCAGCGAGTTGGAGCACTACCAGCGCACCAAGGAGGAGGCGGCCGCCGAGGACCTTGACAATTGGCTAACGACGCCGCCAaaccgcaacaacaacaacaataacaacggCCAGAATGAAACCATCGTTCTATGTGGCCCCACACGCAGTGAGGCGACCTTGCCACCCAGCCGACAATGAGGgctggtgggtgggtggtggcgTGTGGTAGTTAGGTGGCAGGTGGTAGACAGGTGGTTTTGTTATATTCCTGTTGCCTCAAGACGGAGAAATGCTCATAGAGTTAGGCGGCCGACAAACATATGAGACTTTACTTGGAAAAGCAAGATCTTAACTTTCGATACTTTATTCGCTAGCAAATAAGTtacatttaataattaaaaaaaaagaaatacacgtacgaaatacatatatgtttgcgtttgttagttggacacacgttttagttttaaaattaagattaaGACCATCAAAAGACATTGATTTTCGACTCGAATGAAGTCCCTAAAGCTAATGGCACACTGAATACAATAGTAGGCATTACGGCTAGGATTGCAATTGCGTTTTCTTTCTCAAGTTAAGTACACTTTAAGATTGTTTTTCGGTTAATAATTAAGACAGGCTAGAAAAGTTGGCAAAGGCTCTAGGGGGAGGGGAGGACTGGGGCTCCTTAAAGAAATGATTATGCGTATCACAGTATTTGGTTGCTGCGTATTACTCTGTCGTATTCTctcgaaaaatatatatattctattaTAGTATATATGGTAAGATATCGAAAAAATGCTATACGCAATATAGGGCAAGAGCGATTATCGGATTTGGTTACACCAAAACGGCTAAAAAGGCAACGCAAGGGCAACTAATTAGGAGCAAACATTAAGTACACACGAAAATACAATACGATCTGGGCCATTGCGGCTCCGCTTACAATTACAATTAGTCTGGAGGGGGGGTGGGGGGGGGCACTTCCTGGGATGGAACTTTCTAGCTAACACAATTACATAGATGGGTTATATAcacagtacatagatgggttTTTGCAGGTTCTCCCTCTGGATAGCCACCCTAGTGGTTAGTAAGTACAGTACTCGATCGTGGCTGACTTGGGCGCAGCACAGCTGCTGCAGGAACATTGACTGGTGACTGGCTGGAGCCGGAGCTCCTTCAGTTGcttggaaatgacccaacctAGAGCAGCGTCTCGTCGCCGTAGTGCTGCAAGTGGGGATAATACTTCTGGGAGCTGTAGCTACCGGGTGGATAGTACAGGCGATGCGAGGACGATGACTggtgtgggtggtggtgctgctggtgatgcgggtggtggtgatggtgatgatgGTGCGACTGGGTGTGATACGGATTGGGTAGATggagatgctgctgctgctgtggctggTTGTGGTGGTGGGTGCTCCGGCCCAGGGAGTAGTTGGACATCTGGTTCAGGGAGATGGATCCAGCTCCCGGGGAACTTTTCAGCTTGTAGGGACTCGGGGGCATGGGAGCACTGGCCATGGAGGGGCGCACTGAATGATACGACACTACTGTGCTGTTACAGGCTGCATGCGATCCTCGCGAGCTGCTGTGGCCATCTAGGGCTGCGCCCACGGAGCTAGTGCCTCCCATGGCTGAGCCTGGCTTCGTCCGGCCGTTGCCCACCTGGCGCTTGTAAAGCGTCGAGATGCTGGGCCCCAGGACCCAAGCGAAGCAGCAAATGCCCAGCATTAGCTCCATGAAGGCGCGCACCAGAAACGGCCACAGCGGTGTGCCACCCGTATCGCCCGATCCCAGCCAGACATCGATGTTGGCAAACTCGTAAATGACCGCCAGCAGGAGGAGCGCGCAGGCCAGGCCGTAGATGAACAGGAAGATCCCTATGCCCGAGCTGCTGTGGGCACTCAGttgctggagctgctgctggagaGTCAACGTGTTGCTGTTCCTCAGTATCTCCTTGGTGCGGCAGTGGACCAAGTACCCGGATATAAGGTTCATGGATCCAAAGATCCAGTAGCAGAAGACTGGTGTGGCCACCAGCACCTGCAGAGCCTTATCCGACTGGTTGCCCACAAAACAGGCACctaaaatggcaacaaaaacCTGAGGTTTCCGAAGGACATCTAGACTATAGCGATTCTTACCCAGCAGCTCATCAGCGTCCACGTA is part of the Drosophila bipectinata strain 14024-0381.07 chromosome XL, DbipHiC1v2, whole genome shotgun sequence genome and encodes:
- the LOC108129050 gene encoding protein FAM177A1 — translated: MPTGTRYESPAPNPRTTTQPFIKLSRRAAFGDPLLTPSPGWRPKHRLEFKSKRPAQTFAGRLSTTVLVYLQNYREIMSVGRGVGNSANCDHDELGEAAGISASETDNATALELQSNKRILYFSDGVMEEMSSESEDERERNGDEPDKCYAVQLDERDMALGPRLRYKASRMGNRFLAGIDYVGGGLASLLGITNNHKYASELEHYQRTKEEAAAEDLDNWLTTPPNRNNNNNNNGQNETIVLCGPTRSEATLPPSRQ
- the Nt5c gene encoding 5'-nucleotidase domain-containing protein 3 isoform X1, which gives rise to MCAAGSPIVSALLRQNVLLRGVSAIRGSTSVVRARSKSKSHWQSRSFSSDAGAAVTGASASAPDASHPAQISHPKTVSDFQELYQATKKKFQSKKLPVDVHPDAVFACNELDLSEVQVYGFDYDYTLACYKPELEGLLYSLAREMLVKRFRYPEEILELDYEPNFAVRGLHYDVEKGLLVKLDSFLQLQLGSVYRGRTKVEADEVLKLYHNRLLPIAYVEGPNNSYRHNTNSKMVQLADLFSVPEMCLLCNVIEYFERNRIDYNPEIVFHDTRTAMGSCHPIMHGKVMLNTEKYIERNPKLVKYFEKLQQAGKNLFLVTNSPYSFVNCGMSWLVGPHWREFFDVVIVQARKPKFFTDESRPIRLFDERTQSHLWDRVFKLEKGKIYYEGSVRQLQELKGWRGHSVLYFGDHPYSDLADVTLKHSWRTGAIISELAHEIQTLNRVDFKMSANWLQMLTQLIEETQDDESDAAQACLRDWMDERDQLRNKTKNVFNEQFGSVFRTYHNPTYFSRRLFRFADIYTSDITNLLKFSTTHTFYPRRGVMPHEYASHFI
- the LOC108128989 gene encoding FACT complex subunit SSRP1, with the translated sequence MESPTSNQVAKDFQVTGVSRSGRVRKKSSKLLDFESPEEIEKRTRRQSTGRQPSRYPGRGRPSNAMRDLEPSDQEMGIFEEPNVSESEAPLLTTAAILNSDDEMDNLVQDLVDGVEAEATNQESPVRQSLYMREKVASANRRRPVKDARSPGGKDKEKVKQRYTAYSLWAREVRKKDLQDLDFSNVARKLGEMWANVSNREKNAWKRKAKMQATRAKSRDPSSPTIPTQMASNGSPNPTGSGVQQESSFQNRATTSRTKKLAADRQQSAASAAALESSTSQATRRINTRSGRTTQAVSETETLSQSSHQLETSAAAASPTSIEVIDAAAHLKLLGESLTVIGERLKKHNGHVALSGSLSVLLDSLLCSMGPLLCMTTQIPGLENKAQLSRNLATTLDNIAYVMPGL
- the Hinfp gene encoding histone H4 transcription factor, which produces MMNPQPPTPPTYASKRKKPAEMQLMCGWNGCQEICSGEWNLNTHIGQHLEEYARQVGQEDPEVEPIHCCIWNTCDYQTLCLEEFERHMYYHGYYMHLLLQGKLECDLHPEIPACTAPPRQAEKLPHLGQNFLCGWTDCEREFVSIVEFQDHIVKHALFEYDIQKTPEDERPKTQCNWTMCLKQMGNKYRLIEHISTHSNKKQVACFHCGELFRTKTTLFDHLRRQPENNTNSFQCAQCFKFFATKKLLKSHVVRHVNCYKCTMCDMTCSSAGSLTTHIRYRHLKDKPLKCSECDTRCVRESDLAKHVQIVHSKTVHQCEHPDCEYSVRTYTQMRRHFLEVHGNNPILYACHCCERFFKSGKSLSAHLIKKHGFRLPSGHKRFTYRVDENGFYRLETTRIESLEVTQQILSPQLEDTKPVIGTCFEIVDPTNGEYERIFVSNDPNEAQLVGEVVISLPSLSEDL
- the RpL36 gene encoding large ribosomal subunit protein eL36, with amino-acid sequence MAVRYELCIGLNKGHKTTKVKNVKYTGDKKVKGLRGSRLKNIQTRHTKFMRDLVREVVGHAPYEKRTMELLKVSKDKRALKFLKRRLGTHIRAKRKREELSNILTQLRKAQTHAK
- the Nt5c gene encoding 5'-nucleotidase domain-containing protein 3 isoform X2, giving the protein MLVKRFRYPEEILELDYEPNFAVRGLHYDVEKGLLVKLDSFLQLQLGSVYRGRTKVEADEVLKLYHNRLLPIAYVEGPNNSYRHNTNSKMVQLADLFSVPEMCLLCNVIEYFERNRIDYNPEIVFHDTRTAMGSCHPIMHGKVMLNTEKYIERNPKLVKYFEKLQQAGKNLFLVTNSPYSFVNCGMSWLVGPHWREFFDVVIVQARKPKFFTDESRPIRLFDERTQSHLWDRVFKLEKGKIYYEGSVRQLQELKGWRGHSVLYFGDHPYSDLADVTLKHSWRTGAIISELAHEIQTLNRVDFKMSANWLQMLTQLIEETQDDESDAAQACLRDWMDERDQLRNKTKNVFNEQFGSVFRTYHNPTYFSRRLFRFADIYTSDITNLLKFSTTHTFYPRRGVMPHEYASHFI